The Populus nigra chromosome 14, ddPopNigr1.1, whole genome shotgun sequence genome has a segment encoding these proteins:
- the LOC133672484 gene encoding uncharacterized protein LOC133672484 isoform X1, with product MKYSYVVLSLNPSYGGRWLSSSSSESTRPEFTGENAYDILGVSESSSLAEIKASFHKLAKQTHPDLAHHSNAFNSHRFIQILAAYEILSDAEKRAHYDSYLLSQRKKVIVPRQGSTLYRYESRMTMNKEMEVVEWLKWYRLAINDILSQREVVAGTGYFDVLEADFYSAIHAAYYGPVIESMDLLPDRFEAEERSVYETPEVLHLVSGRHLFGMVCLADKIPKLSSASNKKLKNAFASFGLGVCKSVEDTCVLKNSNAVDDAGISQTHPGNSASDKSDAYEDLELYVSGRVVAVATRVPPKNQDDRAVQNEDAQDQIHVFLNSDDDLVHASEGFYKESLLTGAVGARIPLGTIKGMGSSPEEGSCFVYDGCGTKTHVIMKHRTLMVKHMHWYGVGDKVSIVECRCSRARLPPSKFWLFEPRCDMHDIGGWYVETFGRDKKGRTVPSQRYWDGFDGNEQNDKRLHPAMYLLALAYRTLDIEDSKRRKRTVRNLVESQLFRILHWCKKLV from the exons ATGAAGTACAGTTATGTAGTCTTATCCTTGAATCCGAGTTATGGAGGTCGGTGGTTGAGCAGCAGCAGCTCCGAGTCGACTCGGCCTGAGTTCACTGGCGAGAACGCGTATGATATCTTAGGAGTTTCGGAGAGCAGCTCATTGGCTGAAATCAAAGCTTCGTTTCATAAATTAGCGAAACAAACTCACCCTGACCTCGCTCATCACTCAAACGCCTTTAATTCTCACCGTTTCATTCAAATCCTCGCTGCTTATGAG ATTCTTTCGGACGCTGAGAAGAGGGCGCACTATGACAGTTATTTGCTATCTCAGAGAAAGAAAGTGATAGTGCCGAGACAAGGTTCGACATTGTACAGATACGAATCGCGAATGACTATGAATAAAGAGATGGAAGTTGTTGAGTGGTTAAAGTGGTATAGATTGGCTATAAATGATATATTGTCTCAGAGAGAGGTGGTGGCTGGAACtggttattttgatgtacttGAAGCTGATTTTTATTCAGCCATACATGCAGCTTATTATGGACCTGTAATTGAGTCCATGGATCTTCTTCCTGATCGGTTTGAGGCGGAGGAAAGGTCTGTCTACGAAACTCCTGAGGTTCTGCATTTGGTTTCGGGTCGTCATCTTTTTGGAATGGTCTGCCTGGCCGACAAGATTCCTAAATTATCTTCTGcctctaataaaaaattaaaaaatgcctTTGCATCTTTTGGTTTGGGAGTCTGTAAATCTGTTGAGGATACATGTGTCTTGAAAAATTCCAATGCGGTGGATGATGCTGGAATTTCTCAGACGCATCCAGGGAATAGTGCAAGTGATAAATCAGATGCATATGAAGATTTAGAATTGTATGTTTCTGGAAGGGTGGTGGCTGTGGCAACTAGAGTTCCTCCTAAAAACCAGGATGACAGAGCAGTACAGAATGAAGATGCACAAGATCAGATACATGTTTTTCTTAACTCGGATGATGATCTTGTGCATGCTAGCGAAGGTTTTTACAAGGAATCTCTTTTGACTGGTGCTGTTGGTGCAAGGATTCCACTAGGAACTATAAAGGGAATGGGCAGCAGTCCTGAAGAGGGATCATGCTTTGTCTATGATGGCTGTGGTACCAAAACTCATGTGATAATGAAACATAGAACATTGATG GTGAAGCATATGCACTGGTATGGAGTAGGAGATAAAGTTTCTATTGTTGAATGCAGATGCAGCAGAGCCCGATTGCCACCAAGCAA ATTTTGGCTGTTTGAGCCTCGTTGTGACATGCACGACATAGGTGGTTGGTATGTTGAAACATTCGGTAGAGATAAGAAAGGTCGGACAGTTCCATCTCAAAGGTATTGGGATGGATTTGATGGAAATGAACAAAATGACAA AAGACTACATCCGGCAATGTATTTACTTGCTCTTGCATATAGAACTCTGGATATTGAAGATTCAAAAAGAAGGAAACGGACAGTTAGGAATTTAGTTGAAAGTCAATTGTTTAGAATACTCCATTGGTGCAAGAAACTTGTGTAG
- the LOC133672485 gene encoding protein CONSERVED IN THE GREEN LINEAGE AND DIATOMS 27, chloroplastic, protein MLKLNVCCSLIPSPRQATLGASYRSWIIRYHRAQKLSPLVSVKALKDDTNGGTSSFPGRSWEPGLEIEVPFEQRPVNEYSSLKEGPLYSWGELGPGPFLLRLGGLWLVTFTVLGVPIAAATFNPSREPLRFVLAAGTGTLFLVSLIILRIYLGWSYVGDRLLSAVIPYEESGWYDGQMWVKPTEVLARDRLLGSYKVKPVIKMLKQTLVGTGALLVTAVMLFIFATPVEDFFQTTFATKENPSIDPASGKNTKYNVRKEELLRLPVEVKADDDLAAAAAKAAGGRPVYCRDRYYRALAGGQYCKWEDLLNR, encoded by the exons ATGCTCAAGCTGAATGTCTGCTGCTCTCTAATTCCTAGTCCAAGACAAGCCACACTTGGAGCCAGCTATAGATCATGGATCATTAGATACCATAGAGCTCAGAAACTATCACCGTTGGTTTCTGTGAAAGCTTTGAAAGATGACACTAATGGGGGTACAAGCAGTTTCCCAGGCCGGAGCTGGGAGCCTGGCTTGGAAATTGAGGTCCCTTTTGAACAAAGGCCG GTGAACGAGTACTCGTCTTTGAAAGAGGGACCCCTGTATTCTTGGGGTGAACTTGGTCCAGGACCCTTTTTACTTCGCCTTGGTGGACTCTGGTTAGTAACCTTCACAGTTCTTGGAGTTCCGATTGCAGCTGCAACTTTCAATCCTTCCAGG GAACCATTAAGATTTGTGCTAGCTGCTGGAACAGGAACTCTATTCCTTGTGTCATTAATCATCTTAAGAATATATCTG GGATGGAGTTATGTTGGTGATAGACTTCTGTCAGCTGTGATCCCCTATGAAGAGAGTGGATGGTATGATGGACAAATGTGGGTAAAGCCAACTGAG GTCCTGGCTCGTGATAGACTGTTGGGCTCTTACAAG GTTAAACCAGTCATCAAGATGTTGAAACAAACACTGGTCGGAACAGGAGCGTTGCTCGTGACAGCAGTAATGCTATTTATCTTTGCTACACCAGTAGAAGATTTCTTTCAAACGACTTTTGCCACAAAAGAAAACCCATCAATTGATCCAGCTTCAGGGAAAAATACAAAGTACAACGTGAG AAAAGAGGAGTTGCTTAGATTGCCTGTGGAGGTGAAAGCTGATGATGATTTGGCAGCTGCCGCCGCTAAGGCTGCTGGTGGAAGACCAGTCTACTGCAGAGACAGATATTATCGTGCATTAGCAGGTGGACAGTACTGCAAATGGGAAGACCTACTTAACCGATGA
- the LOC133672484 gene encoding uncharacterized protein LOC133672484 isoform X2, protein MKYSYVVLSLNPSYGGRWLSSSSSESTRPEFTGENAYDILGVSESSSLAEIKASFHKLAKQTHPDLAHHSNAFNSHRFIQILAAYEILSDAEKRAHYDSYLLSQRKKVIVPRQGSTLYRYESRMTMNKEMEVVEWLKWYRLAINDILSQREVVAGTGYFDVLEADFYSAIHAAYYGPVIESMDLLPDRFEAEERSVYETPEVLHLVSGRHLFGMVCLADKIPKLSSASNKKLKNAFASFGLGVCKSVEDTCVLKNSNAVDDAGISQTHPGNSASDKSDAYEDLELYVSGRVVAVATRVPPKNQDDRAVQNEDAQDQIHVFLNSDDDLVHASEGFYKESLLTGAVGARIPLGTIKGMGSSPEEGSCFVYDGCGTKTHVIMKHRTLMVKHMHWYGVGDKVSIVECRCSRARLPPSKRLHPAMYLLALAYRTLDIEDSKRRKRTVRNLVESQLFRILHWCKKLV, encoded by the exons ATGAAGTACAGTTATGTAGTCTTATCCTTGAATCCGAGTTATGGAGGTCGGTGGTTGAGCAGCAGCAGCTCCGAGTCGACTCGGCCTGAGTTCACTGGCGAGAACGCGTATGATATCTTAGGAGTTTCGGAGAGCAGCTCATTGGCTGAAATCAAAGCTTCGTTTCATAAATTAGCGAAACAAACTCACCCTGACCTCGCTCATCACTCAAACGCCTTTAATTCTCACCGTTTCATTCAAATCCTCGCTGCTTATGAG ATTCTTTCGGACGCTGAGAAGAGGGCGCACTATGACAGTTATTTGCTATCTCAGAGAAAGAAAGTGATAGTGCCGAGACAAGGTTCGACATTGTACAGATACGAATCGCGAATGACTATGAATAAAGAGATGGAAGTTGTTGAGTGGTTAAAGTGGTATAGATTGGCTATAAATGATATATTGTCTCAGAGAGAGGTGGTGGCTGGAACtggttattttgatgtacttGAAGCTGATTTTTATTCAGCCATACATGCAGCTTATTATGGACCTGTAATTGAGTCCATGGATCTTCTTCCTGATCGGTTTGAGGCGGAGGAAAGGTCTGTCTACGAAACTCCTGAGGTTCTGCATTTGGTTTCGGGTCGTCATCTTTTTGGAATGGTCTGCCTGGCCGACAAGATTCCTAAATTATCTTCTGcctctaataaaaaattaaaaaatgcctTTGCATCTTTTGGTTTGGGAGTCTGTAAATCTGTTGAGGATACATGTGTCTTGAAAAATTCCAATGCGGTGGATGATGCTGGAATTTCTCAGACGCATCCAGGGAATAGTGCAAGTGATAAATCAGATGCATATGAAGATTTAGAATTGTATGTTTCTGGAAGGGTGGTGGCTGTGGCAACTAGAGTTCCTCCTAAAAACCAGGATGACAGAGCAGTACAGAATGAAGATGCACAAGATCAGATACATGTTTTTCTTAACTCGGATGATGATCTTGTGCATGCTAGCGAAGGTTTTTACAAGGAATCTCTTTTGACTGGTGCTGTTGGTGCAAGGATTCCACTAGGAACTATAAAGGGAATGGGCAGCAGTCCTGAAGAGGGATCATGCTTTGTCTATGATGGCTGTGGTACCAAAACTCATGTGATAATGAAACATAGAACATTGATG GTGAAGCATATGCACTGGTATGGAGTAGGAGATAAAGTTTCTATTGTTGAATGCAGATGCAGCAGAGCCCGATTGCCACCAAGCAA AAGACTACATCCGGCAATGTATTTACTTGCTCTTGCATATAGAACTCTGGATATTGAAGATTCAAAAAGAAGGAAACGGACAGTTAGGAATTTAGTTGAAAGTCAATTGTTTAGAATACTCCATTGGTGCAAGAAACTTGTGTAG